One stretch of Scatophagus argus isolate fScaArg1 chromosome 18, fScaArg1.pri, whole genome shotgun sequence DNA includes these proteins:
- the LOC124049959 gene encoding musculin gives MSTDSAASDAEDYETCHRRTATALDRSARKDTCYNPNRYSDEELEDDGAEGRVKHERKLSRAHQKDARQSQRNAANARERARMRVLSKAFSRLKTSLPWVPADTKLSKLDTLRLASSYISHLRQLLQDDRFENHFVHPVNLTWPFMMTGRSEDSQDIPSAMRLCGATA, from the exons ATGTCTACTGACTCTGCTGCGAGTGATGCTGAGGACTACGAGACATGTCACAGAAGGACTGCCACCGCCTTGGACAGGAGCGCACGGAAGGATACCTGCTACAATCCCAACCGGTACTCAGATGAGGAGTTGGAAGATGACGGCGCGGAGGGGAGGGTCAAACATGAGCGCAAACTCTCCAGGGCGCACCAGAAGGACGCGAGACAATCTCAGCGGAACGCGGCCAACGCCAGGGAGAGGGCGCGGATGAGAGTGCTGAGCAAAGCTTTCTCCAGACTGAAAACCAGCCTTCCCTGGGTACCAGCAGACACCAAACTGTCCAAACTGGACACGCTTCGACTCGCCTCGAGCTACATCTCTCACCTGAGACAGCTTCTGCAGGATGACCGATTCGAGAACCACTTTGTGCACCCAGTAAATCTG acctGGCCATTTATGATGACAGGGCGATCTGAGGACAGCCAAGACATCCCATCAGCAATGAGACTGTGTGGAGCAACAGCATAG